Proteins encoded by one window of Dendropsophus ebraccatus isolate aDenEbr1 chromosome 4, aDenEbr1.pat, whole genome shotgun sequence:
- the LOC138789358 gene encoding complement factor H-related protein 2-like: MTEIFTLLEMYKYVLHCSPGFYREKQQAGEVSGKLKMSPSGFFFFLLISVMSCCAASYLDDGVIGLTPDNYTTEVKECGPPPAILYGDLVEPRKEKYTSGDTVEYGCLINYVLEGNRIVKCVEDVWEELPICQGPCIVEEKVMIENNIELKWNDTQQISLHGSTVEFTCSIGYASPPGMSMRIVCTNIKLDYPKCFAAKAAWHRPL, from the exons TTACTTTGTTAGAAATGTATAAATACGTTCTCCATTGTAGCCCTGGGTTCTATAGAGAGAAGCAACAAGCTGGAGAAGTCTCTGGAAAACTCAAGATGTCTCCATCAggattcttcttcttcctgctgATATCTGTGATGTCCTGCTGTGCGGCTTCATACCTGGATGATG GTGTCATAGGACTGACCCCCGATAACTATACGACAG AAGTGAAGGAGTGCGGCCCACCGCCAGCCATATTATATGGAGACCTCGTGGAGCCTAGAAAAGAGAAATATACATCTGGAGACACTGTGGAATACGGCTGCTTAATTAATTATGTTCTTGAAGGAAACAGGATTGTGAAGTGTGTGGAAGACGTCTGGGAGGAGCTGCCAATTTGTCAAG GGCCGTGTATTGTAGAGGAGAAGGTCATGATTGAAAATAATATAGAGCTAAAGTGGAACGATACACAGCAAATCAGTCTACATGGTAGCACAGTAGAATTTACTTGTAGTATTGGATACGCGTCTCCTCCTGGCATGAGCATGAGAATTGTTTGTACAAATATAAAACTGGACTATCCTAAATGCTTTGCAGCGA AAGCTGCTTGGCACAGGCCACTATGA